Proteins co-encoded in one Paracrocinitomix mangrovi genomic window:
- a CDS encoding gliding motility-associated C-terminal domain-containing protein — MRILSTLCLSLFSFAVFGQINFNSTNGFTPNLGQIANEKYEVLDSIDFKLETPGANAYFTPSGIVYHFYRSFDKDKSSYTKEEQAAYDRGDFNEIGKNIYFYRLDFRLINSNAEAKAESGTPLRSFSNYYLPHCPDGIINVPSYDVITYKEVYPNIDLTYKFIDGQLKYEFIVHPGGNVSDIQFTYGGANDLSLNEGALNVANDFGPFKDNEPVTFYQGEETIVKSEFELTEKAVNFKIDDYDQTKTLVIDPTVTWATYFANGGGSDFHCNGAYDSAENMYIAYSTYSAAWPVVNAGSGQYFDGTKDGISDLVILRFNSDHSLQWATYYGGDQGDYLCGTGGDYGKTIDVDDNDGIYLGGYANSNPTSFPTQSSGVGGAWYQDDSNLKGGDNSFIIKFNQNGVRQWGTLYQHTNAATGGAGIRINGIKCNGTKVYFTGQTYQFSGYDIPLVTLSGAYNNSTFVGSQDIFLGRFNSNCVLEWSTYFNSGNTSAGGYRQGSDLTFDASGNMILVGQASSDPASPYLLNPGGGAYFSNTISGGIDEYIAKFNTSMQPTWATIIGGTDLDRVSEVSTDPSGNILVASRMARAGWPTANPGGGAFFLGALQSGGTDGFIKKFSSTGVYTWGTYVAGTTADASITGIAADNSGNIYAIGYTSATDFPTQTLSGSYNQGTNAGSGDLVLMRFTSGGVNEWSTYYGGSNNESCYGRKIEPATIANSCGYQQFFSPTTTSINFPTTNPGGGALYESTLTGSSSNTILLIEESAGSSATAPSSISGTTTVCSGSSTILTQVGGSLGTGDNYYWYSGSCGGTPVGTGPSVSVSPTSNTTYYVRVEGPCGITSCVSTSVTVNSNSTAATGINATNNPICSGSSTTLSVSGGSLGTGANWQWYSGSCGGTSVGSGTSVAVSPTTTTTYYVRAEGTCNTTSCQSITINVNSNSTAPTSINASQSTICEGSSTNLTVSGGSLGTGANWEWYSGSCGGTSVGSGNSVSVSPTSTTTYYVRAEGTCNTTTCVSVTVTVNAIPSASITSSSAAICEGATLNLTGTPAGGTWSVTSGPGTIATDVLTATGAGTINLEYAVTQSGCTGTDTQSITVNASSDGSWTSPGTVCEGGGTIDLNTLITGDTGGSWSGTGVTGTTFDPSGLTGSTVSITYDVGSTCPASVSQDITVESSVTATWTQPSALCESDVPLDLTTLITGSTGGNWSGTGVSGNTFDPSGLSGMISVTYSVGSGSCSDMLTQDIEVLTAPTVPTFEANDSTVCAGTTVTLTGSGGGAAAYNVYDAATGGNLLGSSPLDVTPGTTTTYYLISEGANGCANIGGAQALTINVNALPSLAVSADENICAGESVTLTATGSGTLLWSTTATTNSIDVSPTATTTYTVDLTDGNGCTTSGSITVNVQSSSTVDAQDDVASTAVGALVNIDVTANDNGDPNTVVIIQNASNGVGSVQNDGTIDYLPFGGYVGEDSIVYAICDVFCSSICDTAVVRISISDEVELTVPGGFSPNGDGTNEIFIIEGLEAYPNNELTIFNRWGDIIYTAAPYNNNWSGQAEGKRTISGDEVVTGTYFYILKLDDTMEPLHGSIEIKK, encoded by the coding sequence ATGAGAATACTCTCTACACTCTGCTTATCTCTATTTTCTTTTGCAGTATTTGGTCAAATCAATTTTAATTCCACAAATGGTTTTACACCAAACCTGGGACAAATTGCCAATGAAAAATACGAAGTACTGGATAGCATAGATTTCAAGCTAGAAACCCCTGGAGCAAATGCTTATTTTACTCCATCCGGAATTGTTTATCACTTTTATAGATCATTTGACAAAGACAAGTCTTCTTACACAAAAGAAGAACAAGCTGCATATGACAGAGGTGATTTTAATGAAATTGGTAAAAACATCTATTTCTACAGATTAGATTTTAGATTGATTAATTCCAATGCGGAAGCAAAAGCTGAAAGCGGAACCCCTCTAAGATCTTTTTCAAACTATTACTTGCCTCATTGCCCTGATGGAATAATCAACGTTCCATCTTATGATGTAATCACTTACAAAGAAGTTTACCCAAATATTGATTTAACCTACAAGTTCATTGATGGTCAATTGAAATATGAATTCATTGTTCATCCCGGTGGAAATGTCTCAGACATCCAATTCACTTATGGCGGTGCAAATGATTTATCACTTAATGAAGGTGCTTTGAATGTCGCCAATGATTTTGGTCCCTTTAAAGACAACGAACCGGTTACTTTTTATCAAGGTGAAGAAACGATTGTCAAAAGTGAATTTGAATTGACAGAAAAAGCTGTCAACTTTAAAATTGATGATTACGATCAAACTAAAACACTTGTGATTGACCCTACTGTTACTTGGGCAACGTATTTTGCTAATGGTGGAGGTTCAGATTTTCACTGTAACGGGGCTTATGATTCTGCAGAGAATATGTATATCGCTTATTCAACTTACTCAGCTGCATGGCCAGTAGTTAATGCAGGAAGCGGTCAATACTTTGACGGAACAAAAGACGGAATATCTGACCTTGTTATATTAAGATTTAACAGTGATCACTCATTACAATGGGCTACTTATTATGGTGGCGATCAAGGAGATTATTTGTGCGGAACAGGAGGTGACTACGGTAAAACTATTGATGTTGATGACAATGATGGAATTTATCTGGGAGGATATGCTAACAGCAACCCTACATCATTCCCTACACAGTCATCCGGAGTTGGTGGAGCTTGGTACCAAGATGATTCCAATCTAAAAGGTGGAGATAATTCATTTATCATTAAGTTCAATCAAAATGGTGTTAGACAATGGGGAACCTTGTATCAACATACCAATGCAGCAACAGGTGGTGCAGGTATTAGAATAAACGGAATCAAATGTAACGGAACTAAAGTTTATTTCACTGGGCAAACATATCAGTTCAGTGGATATGACATTCCGCTAGTTACCCTTTCAGGAGCTTATAACAACTCAACATTTGTTGGAAGTCAGGATATCTTTTTAGGAAGATTCAATTCAAACTGTGTCTTGGAATGGAGTACTTATTTTAATAGTGGTAATACTTCAGCCGGTGGATACAGACAAGGATCTGACCTTACCTTTGACGCATCCGGAAACATGATTCTAGTTGGTCAAGCATCAAGTGACCCGGCATCTCCATATTTGTTAAACCCTGGTGGAGGAGCATATTTTAGCAATACGATCTCAGGAGGAATTGATGAATATATTGCCAAATTCAATACTTCAATGCAGCCTACATGGGCCACTATTATTGGTGGAACAGATTTAGACAGAGTTTCTGAAGTTTCAACAGACCCTTCAGGAAATATTCTAGTGGCTAGTAGAATGGCAAGAGCTGGTTGGCCAACTGCCAATCCCGGAGGAGGAGCATTTTTCTTAGGAGCCTTGCAATCCGGAGGTACAGATGGATTCATTAAAAAATTCAGTTCGACAGGTGTCTACACTTGGGGAACATACGTTGCAGGTACAACAGCAGATGCTTCAATTACCGGTATCGCAGCTGATAACAGTGGAAATATTTATGCCATAGGATACACATCTGCAACTGACTTCCCTACTCAAACTTTATCAGGTTCTTATAATCAAGGAACCAATGCAGGATCAGGTGATCTTGTTTTGATGAGATTTACATCTGGAGGCGTTAACGAATGGTCAACTTATTACGGTGGATCTAACAATGAATCTTGTTATGGTAGAAAAATTGAACCGGCAACCATTGCCAATTCTTGTGGTTACCAACAGTTCTTTTCACCTACTACTACAAGTATCAACTTCCCAACTACAAATCCCGGAGGTGGAGCACTTTATGAAAGTACTTTAACCGGATCTTCATCAAACACAATATTACTAATTGAAGAATCTGCAGGATCTTCTGCTACTGCTCCTAGTTCTATTTCAGGAACAACAACAGTATGTAGCGGAAGTTCAACCATTTTAACACAGGTTGGTGGTTCATTGGGAACTGGAGACAATTATTACTGGTACAGTGGAAGCTGTGGAGGAACACCTGTAGGTACAGGACCTTCAGTTTCTGTTTCTCCAACATCAAATACAACATATTATGTAAGAGTAGAAGGACCTTGTGGAATAACTTCTTGTGTTAGTACTTCAGTAACTGTTAATTCAAATTCAACAGCAGCTACAGGTATCAATGCTACCAACAATCCAATTTGTTCAGGAAGCAGTACTACTCTATCAGTTTCAGGTGGATCTTTAGGAACAGGCGCCAACTGGCAATGGTACTCAGGGTCATGCGGTGGCACATCTGTTGGCTCAGGAACCAGTGTTGCTGTCAGTCCAACTACGACAACCACTTATTATGTGAGAGCAGAAGGAACTTGTAACACTACTTCGTGTCAATCAATCACGATTAACGTAAACTCAAATTCAACTGCTCCTACCAGCATTAATGCTTCACAATCTACCATCTGTGAAGGAAGCAGTACCAACTTAACAGTGAGTGGTGGTTCTTTGGGAACAGGAGCTAACTGGGAATGGTATTCAGGATCATGTGGAGGAACATCTGTAGGATCAGGAAACAGTGTAAGTGTTAGTCCAACTTCTACTACAACATATTACGTTCGTGCAGAAGGAACTTGTAACACAACTACATGTGTCTCTGTTACCGTAACTGTTAACGCCATTCCGTCTGCATCAATTACCAGTAGTTCAGCAGCCATCTGCGAAGGCGCTACTTTAAATTTAACTGGTACTCCAGCCGGAGGAACCTGGTCTGTAACCAGTGGTCCTGGAACAATTGCAACGGATGTACTAACAGCAACCGGAGCAGGAACCATTAATCTTGAATATGCTGTTACGCAATCGGGATGTACAGGTACAGACACTCAATCGATCACAGTAAATGCTTCATCAGATGGTTCATGGACCTCTCCTGGAACAGTTTGTGAAGGTGGAGGAACAATTGACCTAAACACTTTAATCACAGGTGATACTGGAGGAAGTTGGAGTGGAACAGGAGTAACAGGTACAACTTTTGATCCAAGTGGATTAACAGGATCTACAGTTTCAATTACTTATGATGTTGGATCTACTTGTCCGGCTTCAGTTTCTCAGGACATTACAGTTGAATCATCTGTTACAGCTACCTGGACACAACCTTCTGCACTTTGTGAAAGTGATGTGCCATTGGATTTAACTACTTTGATTACAGGAAGTACTGGTGGAAACTGGAGTGGTACAGGTGTAAGCGGAAACACTTTTGATCCAAGTGGATTATCAGGAATGATTTCTGTTACATATTCTGTAGGAAGTGGTAGCTGTTCAGACATGTTAACGCAAGACATTGAAGTATTGACAGCTCCTACAGTTCCTACTTTTGAAGCCAATGACAGTACAGTTTGTGCCGGAACAACGGTAACTCTTACAGGTTCTGGAGGTGGAGCAGCAGCATACAATGTATATGATGCAGCAACTGGCGGAAATTTATTAGGAAGTTCTCCTTTAGATGTAACGCCTGGAACAACCACCACATATTATTTGATTTCAGAAGGTGCTAACGGATGTGCCAACATTGGTGGAGCACAAGCTTTAACTATCAATGTTAATGCACTTCCTTCATTGGCAGTATCGGCAGATGAAAACATTTGTGCAGGTGAATCAGTTACTTTAACGGCAACCGGTTCAGGAACCTTATTGTGGTCTACAACTGCCACAACAAACAGCATAGATGTTTCGCCAACTGCAACAACAACATATACTGTTGATTTAACTGATGGAAATGGATGTACAACTTCAGGATCTATTACTGTGAATGTACAAAGTTCTTCTACTGTAGATGCACAAGATGACGTTGCATCAACTGCAGTTGGAGCTTTAGTCAACATTGATGTTACTGCAAATGATAATGGTGATCCAAATACTGTAGT